AAATCACTCTCCAACCTTGTTATTATATACTAGTTTGACTTGATCATCCTGTTCTATCTGCCGAAAAAAACAGGAGTAATATCCTGTATGACAGGCAGCACCTTTCTGGTTCGTGCGATACATGATATAATAAGGATTCTCAGAAATATAAATCTCTTTCAGATTTTGCAAATGACCGGATTCTTCACCTTTGACCCAAGGTTTGTTGCGGGACCTGCTGAAATAAGTTCCTATTCCCGTCTGCAAAGCCTGTTCTAACGAGGTTCTTTTTCCCCAAGCTAACATCAGTTCTTGTCCGGATTCATCCACTGCAAGAAAAGGGAAAAGTTCAGGGGCAAGTGTTAATAATCGGCCGAGTTCCGAATCGGAAACCAACACTTTTCCTTCTTTCCAAATGGAAACATATTCATCCTTAGTTATAGAAAGATCCGTCGTTGCCAAAAAACAATCATCGTCACAATCGACATACAATTGATAATCGGGATCGGCTTTATGTCGGTTCAACCAAAGGATCGTATTATCATAGTCGGAAATTTCCAAATGATAGGAAAAAGATTCCGATCTATTTTTTTCCAATAGAACTATGTTTGCATTTTTAGGAGGAGAGATCATTCAAATTTCCACAGATAAAATTTCAGTAGTTTTTGCTTTGCCCCGAAGAGCGAAACTTCCCAAAGATTTGAATTTGGCAGGAATAGAACTGATATCTTTCACTTCATCAAAAAGATCTTTGGAAATTAAAAAGGATTTTTTCACTTCCTTTCCCATTGATTCTATTCTACTGGCAACATTTACAGCATCGCCTATCACAGTGTATTCGAGTCTTGTGGAAATTCCGACATTTCCTACGATGACTGCACCGTGATGGATTCCAATTCGAATGGAAATCGGTTTTTCGTTTATAGTAATACGTTTTTCATTCCAATCCGTTACTTTTTTCTGCATGGCAAGCCCCGCAAGAATTGCATTCTTAGCATCCTCCGGAGATGGTTTTGGAGTTCCGAAAGTGACAAGCATTCCATCACCAATGAACTTATCCAATGTTCCTCTATGTTCGAAAATCGCTCCCATCATTTGAGAGTGATATTCCGATAAGAAAGACATTGTTTTCTCAGGACCGAGTTGCTCCGACATCTGAGTGAATCCGGCAATATCGCAAAACATAACAGCCACATTCATCTCTTTTCCGCCAGGTTGGAAAAAACTTTCCTCCGCAGTATCTATTTCATTGATAACATTAGGGGAAAAATAACGGGAAAGTTGACTCGACTTTACTTCGTTGGAAGCGGCAACTAACACTGTTTTTCTGATACGAAATGTCAAATATGCCAGAAAGAATCCCAAAATGCCGATGACTCCCATATTCATAATATAGTTATTTACATGGGCGGCACTTCCGAGAAGCGCTTCTTTAAAACTTTCCGTACTTAAAAATCTTGGATCGGCTTTAGCATATAATAAAATCCAAGCCTGACTCAATACAACTCCTAATGAATATAACAAAGGATAAATGGGTTGAATCGTAAATGCATTTAGTATCAATGTGCCCGCGATGATATAATGGGTGTATGTTTTGATCAAATAAGTCCTGGGGACGGACTCGCCTCCCACGGAATTGTACCAAACAAAAGGCAATAACGTGATAATGATCAAATCGATGGAAATACAAAACAACCCGATATAAAAAACTGCCTTGTTTTTCTTTATCAGTCGGATCATAATTGCCATAACAAACATTAAGCCAAGATTGACCAGGCTGATCATAAGAACTTCGTACAATGTCTGGGCAACGAAAAAGGTTACAATCAAGACCAAAAAAGAAACGAATACCTTTCCATAAAGACTGAAAACGATACCTTGGATCTCTTTTTCTTTTAAAATTTGTTCCGCTTGCGTTGCCATGATTGATTTGATCCGTCTTCTTTACTTAAGAAGATCTCCCGGTTCCGCATTTCTATCCGGAACAAAAAGTGATAAGGTTTTATCTTTTCCGGAAGCGAGTAGCATAGCTTCGGAAAGTCCGAACTTCATTTGTCTCGGTTTCAAATTGGCAACCACTACTACCTTCTTTCCGATCAGGTCTTCCGGTGTATAAGAAGATTTGATACCTGCAAATACATTTTTAATTCCTTTCTCCCCGAGATCCACTTTGACGTTTAGAAGTTTATCGGCACCTTCCACATGATTTGCTTCACGAATAAGTCCCACACGCAATTCGACTTTTGTTAGTTCATCAATGGTAATCGTACCCGAATCGGTAACTTCATTTGCAGGTTCCGTTTTCACTATTTCCAATTTGGTTTCCTTTTGTGCTTTTTCATAAGCTTCCTTCGTATCCTGGATCATTGCCTGGATGTTTTTTTCTTCCACTCTCTTGGATAACATCGCATAGGGAGCGAGTGTAATATTTTCCAAAGGCTTTCCAATACTTGCAAAATCCAGTTTATCCAAGTTATAAAGTTTTCGAACTTCTTCGCTGATCATTGGTGTAACAGGCGCTAAATATGTGAACAATATCTTAGCACAATTGCTCGATACGGTCACCACTTCACGGGCTTTTTCCGCATCCGTTTTTATCAAATTCCAAGGAGCATAATCATTTACATATTTATTCACCTTGTCTCCAAGGGAAGTGATCTCTCTCATCACCTTTGAATAATTGCGATTTTGATATGCGTCTTTGATTTCATCCTCTTTTGCGAGTAATTCTTCCAATAAAGATTTTCCTTCCGTTGTAAGAGATCCCAATTTGCGATCCAATTTATCCAAAATGGAAGTGGAAACCCTGGAAACCAAATTCACCAAATTGCCGATCAAATCCGAATTCACCCGGGAAACGAAATCATCAAAGGAAATATCCACATCTTCCATTCCGTTTCCTAAACGACATGCCATATAAAAACGGAAATGTTCGGGATCCAAATAACGGATGAAAGTCGATGCATTGATAAATGTTCCTCTGGATTTGGACATTTTTTCACCATTGACAGTCAAAAACCCGTGAACGTTTAATTGTTCCGGTGTTTGAAAACCCGAACCCATGAGCATCGCAGGCCAAAAAAGCCCATGGAAATAAAGAATGTCCTTTCCTATAAAGTGGACGATTTCTCCTTTACCGTCTTTCCAAAACTCGTTAAACTTCTGTTCGCTTTTAAAATAATTCAAAGACGATGCCATGTAACCGATAGGCGCATCCAACCAAACATAGAAAAATTTATTCTCTTCTTCCGGGATCGCAAAACCGAAGTAAGGGCCGTCCCGACTGATATCCCATTCCTGAAGGCCGGAACCGAACCATTCCTGCAATTTTTTCTGAGCGCCTTCTTGCAAACGGTTTCCGGTTTCCATCCATGTTTTCAATTTATCCTGAAAGTCCTGGAGTTTAAAAAACAAATGTTTGGATTCTTTCAGTACGGGGGTAGTTCCACACAAAGCACAATGGGAATCTTTTAGGTCCTTGGGAGAATAACTTGTACCGCAAACTTCACAGGAATCGCCATACTGATCTTTGGCACCGCACTTAGGACAAGTTCCCTTGATAAATCTATCTGGAAGAAACATATTATCATGTTCGCAAAATGATTGTTCTATGTTTCTGACAGCGATATG
The nucleotide sequence above comes from Leptospira kobayashii. Encoded proteins:
- a CDS encoding phosphoribosyl-AMP cyclohydrolase, with the protein product MISPPKNANIVLLEKNRSESFSYHLEISDYDNTILWLNRHKADPDYQLYVDCDDDCFLATTDLSITKDEYVSIWKEGKVLVSDSELGRLLTLAPELFPFLAVDESGQELMLAWGKRTSLEQALQTGIGTYFSRSRNKPWVKGEESGHLQNLKEIYISENPYYIMYRTNQKGAACHTGYYSCFFRQIEQDDQVKLVYNNKVGE
- a CDS encoding adenylate/guanylate cyclase domain-containing protein, translating into MATQAEQILKEKEIQGIVFSLYGKVFVSFLVLIVTFFVAQTLYEVLMISLVNLGLMFVMAIMIRLIKKNKAVFYIGLFCISIDLIIITLLPFVWYNSVGGESVPRTYLIKTYTHYIIAGTLILNAFTIQPIYPLLYSLGVVLSQAWILLYAKADPRFLSTESFKEALLGSAAHVNNYIMNMGVIGILGFFLAYLTFRIRKTVLVAASNEVKSSQLSRYFSPNVINEIDTAEESFFQPGGKEMNVAVMFCDIAGFTQMSEQLGPEKTMSFLSEYHSQMMGAIFEHRGTLDKFIGDGMLVTFGTPKPSPEDAKNAILAGLAMQKKVTDWNEKRITINEKPISIRIGIHHGAVIVGNVGISTRLEYTVIGDAVNVASRIESMGKEVKKSFLISKDLFDEVKDISSIPAKFKSLGSFALRGKAKTTEILSVEI
- the metG gene encoding methionine--tRNA ligase, which produces MGKKILVTSALPYANGSIHLGHVLEAIQTDIWVRFQKLVGNECYFFCADDTHGTPIMIAAKKMGKTPEELIGEVQKEHYKDLTSFYVEYDNYYTTNSEENKTYSESIYRTLKKNGHIAVRNIEQSFCEHDNMFLPDRFIKGTCPKCGAKDQYGDSCEVCGTSYSPKDLKDSHCALCGTTPVLKESKHLFFKLQDFQDKLKTWMETGNRLQEGAQKKLQEWFGSGLQEWDISRDGPYFGFAIPEEENKFFYVWLDAPIGYMASSLNYFKSEQKFNEFWKDGKGEIVHFIGKDILYFHGLFWPAMLMGSGFQTPEQLNVHGFLTVNGEKMSKSRGTFINASTFIRYLDPEHFRFYMACRLGNGMEDVDISFDDFVSRVNSDLIGNLVNLVSRVSTSILDKLDRKLGSLTTEGKSLLEELLAKEDEIKDAYQNRNYSKVMREITSLGDKVNKYVNDYAPWNLIKTDAEKAREVVTVSSNCAKILFTYLAPVTPMISEEVRKLYNLDKLDFASIGKPLENITLAPYAMLSKRVEEKNIQAMIQDTKEAYEKAQKETKLEIVKTEPANEVTDSGTITIDELTKVELRVGLIREANHVEGADKLLNVKVDLGEKGIKNVFAGIKSSYTPEDLIGKKVVVVANLKPRQMKFGLSEAMLLASGKDKTLSLFVPDRNAEPGDLLK